The Streptomyces sp. SS1-1 genome has a segment encoding these proteins:
- a CDS encoding FadR/GntR family transcriptional regulator translates to MDDETAPQKGTVTQRAIERIKAMIGEGRLEPGQRLPTERDLAVQLGISRSSMREAIRALTVLGVLEARHGSGIYVTQLEAGDLLETFGVVADLSRGPRLVELLEVRRVLESTATALAAARITPDQLAQVEKHLTAMNATDDPEEILAHDLAFHREIAAAAGNDTMAAILEGLSSRTFRARVWRGYQEEGAFERTRREHAAIHRALAAHDPEAARAAAAAHVGEVEEWLRSQLEAF, encoded by the coding sequence GTGGACGACGAGACGGCGCCGCAGAAGGGGACCGTGACCCAGCGGGCCATCGAGCGGATCAAGGCGATGATCGGGGAGGGCCGGCTGGAACCCGGCCAGCGGCTGCCGACCGAACGCGACCTGGCCGTGCAACTGGGCATCTCCCGCAGCTCGATGCGGGAGGCGATCCGCGCGCTCACCGTGCTGGGCGTCCTGGAGGCCCGGCACGGATCGGGCATCTACGTCACGCAGCTGGAGGCCGGTGATCTGCTGGAGACGTTCGGGGTGGTCGCCGACCTGTCCCGGGGGCCCCGCCTGGTCGAACTCCTGGAGGTGCGGCGGGTCCTGGAGTCGACGGCGACGGCTCTGGCGGCGGCCCGCATCACCCCGGACCAGCTCGCCCAGGTGGAGAAGCACCTGACGGCGATGAACGCCACCGACGACCCCGAGGAGATCCTCGCCCACGACCTCGCCTTCCACCGGGAGATCGCGGCGGCGGCCGGCAACGACACGATGGCCGCGATCCTGGAGGGCCTGTCGTCGCGCACCTTCCGCGCCCGTGTGTGGCGCGGCTACCAGGAGGAGGGCGCCTTCGAGCGCACCCGGCGCGAGCACGCGGCCATCCACCGCGCCCTGGCCGCCCACGACCCGGAGGCGGCCCGCGCCGCCGCCGCGGCGCACGTGGGAGAGGTGGAGGAGTGGCTGCGCTCCCAGCTGGAGGCGTTCTGA
- a CDS encoding sugar ABC transporter substrate-binding protein has product MPGTPARKQTRSRTARAVGALAGATLLLAACGSTEDTGAAGAAGGGTGRVGVILPLLTSPFWQSYNDYVPKMAKTEGVDTLKTVNSNSDPSQQITDINNQLNQGVKGLVVAPLDSAAIEAGLDQAARKGVPVVAVDVAPDHGEVAMVVRADNVAYGEKACDYLGKNVTSGKVVQIMGDLASVNGRDRSEAFRACVRKNFPKLKVLEIPAKWESDTAASKLDTLLNAHPDIKGIYLQAGGVYLAPTLQTLKSKGMLKKAGQDGHIRIVSNDGIPQEYDAIRKGEIDATVSQPADLYAKYGMYYIRAAMEGKTFRPGPTDHDSTIVKLPSGILEDQLPAPLVTKENVDDPELWGNTVR; this is encoded by the coding sequence ATGCCCGGCACACCAGCGCGGAAGCAGACCAGGTCACGCACGGCGAGGGCGGTGGGAGCGCTGGCGGGCGCCACGCTCCTCCTCGCCGCGTGCGGCAGCACCGAGGACACCGGAGCGGCGGGCGCCGCGGGCGGCGGAACCGGCCGGGTCGGGGTGATCCTGCCGCTGCTCACCTCGCCGTTCTGGCAGTCGTACAACGACTACGTGCCGAAGATGGCGAAGACGGAGGGCGTGGACACGCTGAAGACCGTCAACTCCAACAGCGACCCCTCCCAGCAGATCACCGACATCAACAACCAGCTCAACCAGGGCGTGAAGGGCCTCGTCGTCGCCCCCCTGGACAGCGCGGCCATCGAGGCCGGTCTCGACCAGGCCGCACGCAAGGGCGTGCCGGTCGTCGCCGTCGACGTCGCCCCCGACCACGGCGAGGTCGCCATGGTGGTGCGCGCGGACAACGTGGCGTACGGCGAGAAGGCCTGCGACTACCTCGGCAAGAACGTCACCAGTGGCAAGGTCGTGCAGATCATGGGCGACCTCGCCTCGGTCAACGGCCGTGACCGCTCGGAGGCGTTCCGCGCCTGCGTGAGGAAGAACTTCCCGAAGCTGAAGGTCCTGGAGATACCGGCCAAGTGGGAGTCCGACACCGCGGCCTCCAAGCTGGACACCCTCCTGAACGCCCACCCCGACATCAAGGGCATCTACCTCCAGGCCGGCGGCGTCTACCTCGCCCCGACCCTGCAGACCCTCAAGTCCAAGGGGATGCTGAAGAAGGCCGGGCAGGACGGGCACATCCGGATCGTCTCCAACGACGGCATCCCGCAGGAGTACGACGCCATCCGCAAGGGCGAGATCGACGCGACGGTCTCCCAGCCCGCCGACCTGTACGCCAAGTACGGCATGTACTACATCCGCGCCGCCATGGAGGGGAAGACCTTCCGGCCCGGCCCCACCGACCACGACTCCACCATCGTGAAGCTGCCCAGCGGCATCCTGGAGGACCAGCTGCCCGCCCCGCTGGTCACCAAGGAGAACGTCGACGACCCCGAGCTGTGGGGCAACACGGTCCGATGA
- a CDS encoding sugar ABC transporter ATP-binding protein — protein MTTPLVDARGIVKRYGPTTALADGRITVLPGESHALVGRNGAGKSTLVGILTGLQGADRGEVRFDGEPAPPLADRDAWRRKVACVYQKPTVVPELTVAENLFLHRQPQRRGVISWRRLRAEAADLLAAWDVRVDPDARTADLGVEDRQMVEIARALSFGARFIILDEPTAQLDKREIERLFTRMRALQDSGVTFLFISHHLQEVYEVCQTVTVLRDARWITTAPVADLPRRALVEAMAGESPEAVAAQGAAPRDTDPDAPVLLEARALSSPAYTGVDLTVREGEVVGLAGISGSGKVELAETFAGLHTPASGTARLGGATLPFGDVRAALRAGVGCVPRDRHDQGLVAGMTVGDNATLTVLDRLGRFGFVGTERRRALATALVDRLGIHTEGPGQPVADLSGGNAQKVVMARALASGPRLLVLINPTAGVDVKSKESLLARVDSARDDGVAVLVVSEELDDLRRCDRVLVLFHGRVVAEHPAGWHDHELIASIEGMDHHG, from the coding sequence ATGACGACCCCACTCGTCGACGCGCGGGGCATCGTCAAGCGCTACGGCCCCACCACCGCCCTCGCCGACGGCCGGATCACCGTCCTGCCCGGCGAGTCCCACGCCCTCGTCGGCCGCAACGGCGCCGGCAAGTCGACCCTGGTCGGCATCCTGACCGGGCTCCAGGGCGCCGACCGCGGCGAGGTCCGCTTCGACGGCGAACCCGCGCCGCCGCTCGCCGACCGCGACGCCTGGCGCCGCAAGGTGGCCTGCGTCTACCAGAAGCCCACCGTCGTCCCCGAACTCACCGTCGCCGAGAACCTGTTCCTCCACCGGCAGCCCCAGCGGCGCGGCGTCATCAGCTGGCGCCGGCTGCGCGCCGAGGCCGCGGACCTCCTCGCCGCCTGGGACGTACGCGTCGACCCGGACGCCCGCACCGCCGACCTCGGCGTCGAGGACCGGCAGATGGTGGAGATCGCCCGGGCGCTGAGCTTCGGCGCCCGCTTCATCATCCTCGACGAGCCCACCGCCCAGCTCGACAAACGGGAGATCGAGCGGCTGTTCACCAGGATGCGGGCCCTGCAGGACTCCGGCGTCACCTTCCTGTTCATCTCCCACCACCTCCAGGAGGTGTACGAGGTCTGCCAGACCGTCACGGTCCTGCGCGACGCCCGCTGGATCACCACGGCCCCCGTCGCCGACCTGCCGCGCCGGGCCCTGGTCGAGGCCATGGCGGGGGAGTCCCCGGAGGCCGTCGCCGCACAGGGCGCCGCGCCGCGCGACACGGACCCGGACGCACCCGTCCTGCTCGAGGCGCGGGCGCTCAGCTCACCCGCGTACACCGGCGTCGACCTCACCGTGCGCGAGGGCGAGGTCGTCGGACTCGCCGGGATCAGCGGCAGCGGCAAGGTCGAACTCGCCGAGACCTTCGCCGGACTGCACACCCCGGCGAGCGGCACCGCGCGACTCGGCGGCGCCACCCTGCCGTTCGGGGACGTACGGGCCGCCCTGCGCGCCGGCGTCGGCTGTGTGCCCCGCGACCGGCACGACCAGGGCCTCGTCGCCGGCATGACCGTCGGCGACAACGCCACCCTGACCGTCCTGGACCGCCTCGGCCGGTTCGGGTTCGTCGGCACCGAGCGCAGACGCGCCCTCGCGACCGCCCTCGTCGACCGGCTCGGCATCCACACCGAGGGCCCCGGCCAGCCCGTCGCCGACCTGTCCGGCGGCAACGCGCAGAAGGTCGTCATGGCCCGCGCCCTCGCCTCCGGCCCCCGGCTGCTCGTCCTGATCAACCCCACCGCAGGCGTCGACGTGAAGTCCAAGGAGTCCCTGCTGGCCCGTGTCGACAGCGCCCGCGACGACGGGGTCGCCGTGCTCGTCGTCTCCGAGGAACTCGACGACCTGCGCCGCTGCGACCGCGTCCTCGTCCTGTTCCACGGCCGGGTCGTCGCCGAGCACCCGGCGGGCTGGCACGACCACGAGCTGATCGCCTCCATCGAAGGAATGGACCACCATGGCTGA
- a CDS encoding ABC transporter permease has protein sequence MADLKAAPAPSAKLPDVRAARTVLLRRARELALVPALVLLLVLGAVLNDSFLTERNLISVLGASAALAMVVLAESLVLITGKFDLSLESVVGIAPAVGALLVLPAAQSGWGVELPPALALLAVLVVGAAVGAFNGVLVVKFRLNAFIVTLAMLIVLRGLLVGATKGKTLFGMPDSFYSLATTTFLTVPMSVWLAAAAFAVTGFLLKYHRVGRALYAIGGNAEAARAAGIRVERVMLGVFVVAGTLAAAGGIIQTGYVGAISANQGNNMIFTVFAAAVIGGISLDGGRGTMFGALTGVLLLGVVQNLLTLAQVPSFWIQAIYGGIILIALMIARVTTGRAQD, from the coding sequence ATGGCTGACCTCAAGGCCGCGCCGGCCCCGTCCGCGAAGCTCCCGGACGTCCGCGCCGCCCGGACCGTCCTGCTGCGCCGCGCCCGCGAACTCGCCCTGGTCCCCGCCCTGGTGCTGCTGCTGGTCCTCGGCGCGGTCCTCAACGACTCGTTCCTCACCGAACGCAACCTGATCTCCGTCCTCGGGGCGTCCGCCGCGCTCGCGATGGTGGTGCTCGCCGAGTCGCTCGTCCTCATCACCGGCAAGTTCGACCTGTCCCTGGAGTCGGTCGTCGGGATCGCGCCCGCCGTCGGCGCGCTGCTCGTGCTGCCCGCCGCCCAGTCCGGCTGGGGCGTCGAACTGCCGCCCGCGCTCGCCCTCCTGGCCGTCCTCGTGGTCGGCGCGGCGGTCGGCGCGTTCAACGGCGTCCTCGTCGTGAAGTTCCGGCTCAACGCGTTCATCGTGACGCTCGCCATGCTGATCGTCCTGCGCGGACTGCTCGTCGGCGCCACCAAGGGCAAGACGCTGTTCGGGATGCCCGACAGCTTCTACTCCCTCGCCACGACCACCTTCCTCACCGTGCCGATGTCGGTGTGGCTCGCGGCCGCCGCGTTCGCGGTCACCGGGTTCCTGCTCAAGTACCACCGCGTCGGCCGCGCCCTGTACGCCATCGGCGGGAACGCGGAGGCCGCCCGCGCCGCCGGTATCCGGGTGGAGCGGGTGATGCTCGGCGTGTTCGTCGTCGCCGGCACCCTCGCCGCCGCCGGCGGCATCATCCAGACCGGGTACGTCGGCGCGATCAGCGCCAACCAGGGCAACAACATGATCTTCACGGTGTTCGCGGCGGCCGTCATCGGCGGCATCAGCCTCGACGGCGGCCGGGGCACCATGTTCGGCGCCCTGACCGGCGTCCTCCTCCTGGGCGTCGTCCAGAACCTGCTCACCCTCGCCCAGGTCCCGTCGTTCTGGATCCAGGCCATCTACGGCGGCATCATCCTCATCGCGCTCATGATCGCCCGTGTGACGACGGGCCGGGCCCAGGACTGA
- a CDS encoding L-fuconate dehydratase, whose translation MSQAPGTPARVTAVETHDIRFPTSRELDGSDAMNPDPDYSAAYVVLRTDAGDGHEGHGFTFTIGRGNEVQVAAIDALRGHVVGRSVDELCADPGSLSRALVGDSQLRWLGPEKGVMHMAIGAVVNAVWDLAAKRAGKPLWRLLADAEPEWIVRQIDFRYLTDALTPDEALALLRRGREGAGERTARLLERGYPAYTTSAGWLGYDDDKLTRLAAAAVADGFRQIKLKVGADLADDVRRCRVAREVIGPDVRMAVDANQRWDVAEAVEWTRALAEFDPYWIEEPTSPDDILGHAAIRGAVAPVKVATGEHVQNRVVFKQLLQAGAIDVLQIDAARVGGVNENLAILLLAAKHGVPVCPHAGGVGLCELVQHLSMFDYIAVSGTTEDRVIEYVDHLHDHFLDPVVIREGHYTAPTAPGFSAAMRPESLARYSYPAGAFWAADLQTRRKGQMA comes from the coding sequence GTGTCCCAGGCCCCCGGCACCCCCGCCCGCGTCACCGCGGTCGAGACCCACGACATCCGCTTCCCCACCTCCCGCGAGCTCGACGGCTCCGACGCGATGAACCCCGACCCCGACTACTCGGCCGCCTACGTCGTACTGCGCACCGACGCCGGCGACGGACACGAGGGACACGGGTTCACCTTCACCATCGGGCGGGGCAACGAGGTGCAGGTCGCCGCCATCGACGCCCTGCGCGGACATGTCGTGGGCCGGTCCGTGGACGAGCTGTGCGCCGACCCCGGCAGCCTCAGCCGCGCCCTGGTCGGCGACAGCCAACTGCGCTGGCTGGGCCCCGAGAAGGGCGTGATGCACATGGCGATCGGCGCGGTCGTCAACGCCGTCTGGGACCTCGCCGCCAAGCGCGCCGGGAAACCCCTGTGGCGGCTCCTCGCCGACGCCGAGCCGGAGTGGATCGTCCGCCAGATCGACTTCCGCTACCTCACCGACGCCCTCACCCCCGACGAGGCCCTCGCCCTGCTGCGCCGGGGACGCGAGGGCGCGGGGGAGCGCACGGCCCGGCTCCTGGAGCGCGGCTACCCCGCGTACACCACGTCCGCCGGCTGGCTCGGCTACGACGACGACAAGCTGACCCGGCTCGCCGCCGCGGCCGTCGCCGACGGCTTCCGGCAGATCAAGCTGAAGGTCGGCGCGGACCTCGCGGACGACGTACGGCGCTGCCGCGTCGCCCGCGAGGTGATCGGACCGGACGTCCGCATGGCCGTCGACGCCAACCAGCGCTGGGACGTGGCCGAGGCGGTCGAATGGACGCGCGCGCTCGCGGAGTTCGACCCGTACTGGATCGAGGAACCCACCAGCCCCGACGACATCCTCGGGCACGCCGCGATCCGCGGGGCCGTCGCCCCCGTGAAGGTCGCCACCGGCGAACACGTCCAGAACCGGGTCGTGTTCAAACAGCTCCTGCAGGCCGGGGCGATCGACGTCCTCCAGATCGACGCCGCCCGCGTCGGCGGCGTCAACGAGAACCTCGCCATCCTGCTGCTCGCCGCCAAGCACGGCGTCCCCGTGTGCCCGCACGCCGGCGGGGTCGGCCTGTGCGAACTCGTCCAGCACCTGTCGATGTTCGACTACATCGCCGTCAGCGGCACCACCGAGGACCGTGTCATCGAGTACGTCGACCATCTGCACGACCACTTCCTCGACCCGGTGGTGATCAGGGAAGGTCACTACACGGCACCCACCGCGCCGGGATTCTCCGCGGCCATGCGGCCCGAGTCCCTGGCGCGGTACTCGTACCCGGCCGGCGCCTTCTGGGCCGCCGACCTCCAGACGCGGCGGAAGGGGCAGATGGCATGA
- a CDS encoding SDR family NAD(P)-dependent oxidoreductase: MSDFEGLTALVTGGASGIGRATADLLAARGARVAVLDLDPSAVDKPLLAYRADVSDDASVRTAVADAVAALGGLDVLVNNAGVGAQGTVEDNDDTEWHRVLDVNVLGMVRVARAALPHLRASAHAAIVHTCSVAATAGLPQRALYSASKGAVHALTLAMAADHVHEGIRVNCVNPGTVDTPWVGRLLGAAPDPAAERAALEARQPTGRLVSAAEVAGAIAYLASPLSGATTGTALAVDGGMQGLRLRQAAR, translated from the coding sequence ATGAGCGACTTCGAGGGACTCACGGCGCTGGTGACGGGAGGCGCCTCCGGCATCGGCCGGGCCACCGCCGACCTCCTCGCCGCACGCGGCGCCCGCGTCGCCGTCCTCGACCTCGACCCCTCCGCCGTGGACAAGCCGCTGCTCGCGTACCGCGCCGACGTCAGCGACGACGCCTCGGTGCGCACGGCCGTCGCGGACGCCGTGGCCGCGCTCGGCGGACTCGACGTGCTGGTCAACAACGCGGGCGTCGGCGCCCAGGGCACCGTCGAGGACAACGACGACACCGAGTGGCACCGGGTCCTGGACGTCAACGTCCTCGGCATGGTCCGGGTGGCCCGCGCCGCGCTCCCGCACCTGCGGGCCTCCGCGCACGCGGCGATCGTCCACACCTGCTCCGTCGCGGCCACCGCCGGGCTCCCGCAGCGCGCCCTCTACAGCGCCTCCAAGGGGGCCGTGCACGCGCTCACCCTCGCCATGGCCGCCGACCACGTCCACGAGGGCATCCGCGTGAACTGCGTCAACCCCGGCACCGTGGACACCCCGTGGGTCGGACGGCTGCTGGGCGCGGCCCCCGACCCGGCCGCCGAACGCGCCGCGCTGGAGGCCCGCCAGCCCACCGGACGCCTGGTCTCCGCCGCCGAGGTCGCCGGTGCCATCGCCTACCTGGCGAGCCCGCTGTCCGGCGCCACCACCGGGACGGCCCTCGCCGTCGACGGCGGTATGCAGGGCCTGCGCCTCCGGCAGGCCGCCCGGTGA
- a CDS encoding aldo/keto reductase encodes MNRLGRTGVQVSPLGFGGAAIGNLYREVGEEEAHEAVAAAWDAGIRYFDTAPHYGLGLSERRLGAALRQYPRDAYTISTKVGRRLEPVPGATGDDLADGFAVPADRRRVWDFSADGVRRTLEASLERLGLDRVDVVYLHDPDDHGEQAFREGYPALEKLRSEGVVGAIGAGMNQTAMLTRFVMDTDVDVVLCAGRYTLLDQSALDELLPLAVECHTSVVVGGAFNSGLLADPRPGATYDYAQAPPRVVERALRIKELAERHGITVRAAALAFCAAHPAVASVLVGARSAAEVTDCAQQFATPVPMGFWQELLDSGLLSEEASP; translated from the coding sequence GTGAACCGGCTCGGCCGCACCGGTGTCCAGGTCAGCCCCCTCGGCTTCGGCGGGGCCGCCATCGGCAACCTCTACCGCGAGGTCGGCGAGGAGGAGGCCCACGAGGCGGTGGCCGCCGCCTGGGACGCGGGCATCCGCTACTTCGACACCGCCCCCCACTACGGACTCGGCTTGTCCGAACGCCGTCTCGGCGCCGCCCTGCGGCAGTACCCCCGGGACGCGTACACGATCTCCACCAAGGTCGGCCGCCGCCTCGAGCCCGTCCCCGGCGCCACCGGCGACGACCTGGCCGACGGGTTCGCCGTCCCCGCCGACCGGCGCCGCGTGTGGGACTTCAGCGCCGACGGCGTCCGCCGCACCCTGGAGGCCAGCCTGGAGCGGCTCGGCCTCGACCGGGTCGACGTCGTCTACCTCCACGACCCCGACGACCACGGCGAACAGGCCTTCCGCGAGGGCTATCCGGCGCTGGAGAAGCTGCGCTCCGAGGGCGTCGTGGGCGCCATCGGAGCGGGGATGAACCAGACCGCCATGCTGACCCGTTTCGTCATGGACACCGACGTCGACGTGGTCCTGTGCGCCGGCCGCTACACGCTGCTCGACCAGAGCGCCCTGGACGAGCTGCTGCCGCTGGCCGTCGAGTGCCACACGTCCGTCGTCGTCGGCGGCGCCTTCAACTCCGGCCTGCTGGCCGACCCGAGGCCCGGCGCGACCTACGACTACGCCCAGGCGCCGCCACGCGTGGTGGAACGGGCCCTGCGGATCAAGGAACTCGCCGAACGCCACGGCATCACCGTGCGGGCCGCCGCCCTGGCCTTCTGCGCCGCCCACCCGGCCGTCGCCAGCGTCCTCGTCGGCGCCCGGTCCGCCGCCGAAGTCACGGACTGCGCCCAGCAGTTCGCGACGCCCGTGCCGATGGGGTTCTGGCAGGAACTGCTCGATTCCGGTCTGCTGTCCGAGGAGGCATCGCCATGA
- a CDS encoding L-rhamnose mutarotase produces MRVALHTRVRADRVDAYEAAHQDVPKALTDAIRAAGATSWTIWRSGPDLFHLLECEDYGRLLAELEELPVNVAWQARMAQLLDVVHDYSREGAGAGLPVVWELP; encoded by the coding sequence ATGAGGGTCGCCCTGCACACCCGGGTCCGCGCCGACCGCGTCGACGCGTACGAAGCCGCCCACCAGGACGTCCCGAAGGCGCTGACCGACGCCATCCGCGCGGCCGGGGCCACCTCCTGGACGATCTGGCGCAGCGGGCCCGACCTCTTCCACCTCCTGGAGTGCGAGGACTACGGCCGGCTCCTCGCCGAACTGGAGGAGCTGCCCGTCAACGTGGCCTGGCAGGCCCGGATGGCCCAGCTCCTCGACGTCGTGCACGACTACTCCCGCGAAGGCGCCGGCGCCGGTCTGCCGGTGGTGTGGGAGCTGCCGTGA
- a CDS encoding amidohydrolase family protein yields MTVVDAHHHVWDLSVRDQDWITGPELESLRRNFGLDDLLPEARAAGVGRTVVVQTVTVPEETPELLALADRHPLVAGVVGWTDLTRPDVTDTLARLRELPGGRYLKGIRHQVQGEPDPKWLLRPDVRRGLTALEEAGLVHDLVVLPHQLPACVEAAARHPGLTFVLDHLGKPPIASGALQPWEPAVRALAALPNTVCKLSGMVTEADHARWTLDDLRPYADTVLDAFGPERLMYGSDWPVCTPAASYGQVLDTARALTDPAGHRQIFEETAVRVYGL; encoded by the coding sequence GTGACCGTCGTCGACGCCCACCACCACGTCTGGGACCTGTCCGTGCGCGACCAGGACTGGATCACCGGCCCCGAACTGGAGTCGCTGCGACGGAACTTCGGCCTGGACGACCTCCTGCCCGAGGCGCGCGCGGCCGGCGTCGGCCGTACCGTCGTCGTCCAGACGGTGACCGTGCCCGAGGAGACCCCGGAACTCCTCGCCCTCGCCGACCGGCACCCGCTCGTCGCCGGCGTCGTCGGCTGGACCGACCTCACCCGCCCCGACGTCACCGACACCCTGGCCCGGCTGCGCGAGCTGCCCGGCGGACGGTATCTGAAGGGGATACGCCACCAGGTCCAGGGCGAACCCGACCCGAAGTGGCTGCTGCGCCCGGACGTCCGGCGCGGCCTCACCGCCCTGGAGGAGGCCGGGCTGGTCCACGACCTGGTCGTGCTGCCGCACCAGCTCCCGGCCTGCGTCGAGGCGGCCGCCCGCCACCCCGGCCTCACCTTCGTCCTCGACCACCTCGGCAAACCCCCGATCGCCTCCGGCGCCCTCCAGCCGTGGGAGCCGGCGGTGCGCGCCCTGGCCGCCCTGCCCAACACGGTCTGCAAGCTCTCCGGCATGGTCACCGAGGCCGACCACGCCCGCTGGACGCTCGACGACCTGCGCCCGTACGCCGACACCGTCCTCGACGCCTTCGGTCCTGAGCGGCTGATGTACGGCTCGGACTGGCCGGTGTGCACGCCGGCCGCCTCGTACGGGCAGGTGCTCGACACGGCCCGCGCGCTCACGGACCCCGCCGGCCACCGGCAGATCTTCGAGGAGACCGCCGTCCGCGTCTACGGACTCTGA
- a CDS encoding lipase maturation factor family protein: MDWFVAPGYETSRLVFQRALAGVYLVAFLTAALQFRALMGSRGLLPVPRFVARVPFRAAPSLFQLHYSDRFFAWCAWSGCAVSAALAAGVDALVPLWAALPLWLVPWALYLSIVNVGQTWYSFGWESLLLEVGFAAVWLGNDEVAPPVVVLFLLRWILFRVEFGAGLIKMRGDACWRKLTCLDHHHETQPMPGPLSWFFHHLPKPLHRVEVAANHVTQLVVPFLLFAPQPVATAAAALMIATQLWLVLSGNFAWLNWITIVLALSVVAFPADPPDRPDAPLWYEVTVLVVVAVLVGLSYRPVANMISRRQVMNRSFDPLHLVNTYGAFGSVSRVRYEVVIEGTTDTAPREDSDWREYEFKGKPGDPRRWPRQFAPYHLRLDWLMWFAALSPSYAGSWFGTLMERLLENDRATLRLLRRSPFPADQPPRFVRARLFRYRYTTWRELRETGTCWERTYVREYLPPTRLAGGSQSP; encoded by the coding sequence GTGGACTGGTTCGTCGCACCGGGGTACGAGACGAGCCGACTGGTGTTCCAGCGGGCCCTGGCCGGGGTCTATCTGGTCGCGTTCCTGACGGCGGCCCTGCAGTTCCGGGCGCTGATGGGGTCGCGGGGTCTGCTGCCCGTGCCGCGGTTCGTGGCGCGGGTGCCGTTCAGGGCCGCGCCGAGCCTGTTCCAACTGCACTACTCGGACCGCTTCTTCGCCTGGTGCGCCTGGTCGGGGTGCGCGGTGTCGGCGGCGCTGGCGGCCGGCGTGGACGCGCTGGTGCCGCTGTGGGCGGCCCTGCCGCTGTGGCTGGTGCCGTGGGCGCTGTATCTGTCGATCGTGAACGTCGGCCAGACCTGGTACTCCTTCGGCTGGGAGTCCCTTCTGCTGGAGGTCGGCTTCGCGGCGGTCTGGCTGGGCAACGACGAGGTGGCTCCGCCGGTCGTGGTGCTGTTCCTGCTGCGCTGGATCCTGTTCCGCGTGGAGTTCGGCGCCGGGCTGATCAAGATGCGCGGCGACGCGTGCTGGCGGAAGCTGACCTGCCTGGACCACCACCATGAGACGCAGCCGATGCCGGGGCCGCTGAGCTGGTTCTTCCACCATCTGCCGAAGCCGCTGCACCGGGTCGAGGTGGCCGCCAACCACGTCACCCAGCTGGTGGTGCCCTTCCTTCTCTTCGCCCCGCAGCCGGTCGCGACGGCCGCGGCTGCCCTGATGATCGCCACCCAGCTGTGGCTGGTGCTGTCCGGCAACTTCGCGTGGCTGAACTGGATCACCATCGTGCTGGCCCTGTCGGTGGTCGCGTTCCCCGCCGATCCGCCGGACCGGCCGGACGCACCGCTGTGGTACGAGGTCACGGTCCTCGTGGTGGTCGCCGTGCTCGTCGGTCTCAGCTACCGTCCGGTCGCCAACATGATCTCCCGCCGTCAGGTCATGAACCGGTCCTTCGACCCGCTGCACCTGGTCAACACGTACGGCGCCTTCGGCAGTGTCAGCCGGGTCCGGTACGAGGTCGTGATCGAGGGCACCACGGACACGGCACCGCGTGAGGACTCGGACTGGCGGGAGTACGAGTTCAAGGGCAAGCCCGGTGATCCCCGGCGCTGGCCGCGCCAGTTCGCCCCCTACCATCTGCGGCTGGACTGGCTGATGTGGTTCGCCGCGCTGTCGCCGTCGTACGCCGGGTCGTGGTTCGGGACGCTGATGGAGCGGCTCCTGGAGAACGACCGCGCCACGCTGCGGCTGCTGCGCCGCTCGCCGTTCCCGGCGGACCAGCCGCCGCGCTTCGTGCGGGCCCGTCTGTTCCGCTACCGGTACACGACCTGGCGGGAGCTGCGGGAGACCGGCACGTGCTGGGAGCGGACGTACGTGCGCGAGTACCTGCCGCCGACGCGGCTCGCGGGCGGCTCTCAGAGTCCGTAG